A single region of the Saprospiraceae bacterium genome encodes:
- a CDS encoding ATPase, protein MGQPLTFLCVSFYFKGVDFLIASKAAGNKVFLLTNKKLEGKPWPRESIDEIFYLEDDANTPTNMSHMVEGTAWLMRKHKIDRIIALDDFDVEKAAFLRENFRIPGMGQTTARYFRDKLAMRTKAAEAGIPVPPFSSLFTDEDINHFADTVAAPWVVKPRSEASALGIRKVDSKAALWQVIDELGGKRHDYLVEQFKPGDVYHVDALTFKGENIFCRVSQYLNTPFEVAHGGGVFRSHVCEFGGMDDQALQALNSKVMKAFGMQYSASHTEFIKSKETGAYYFLETASRVGGAHLAEMVAFSSGINLWKEWANIENAMAKGLPYELPPVRYDYAGIVVSLSRFEQPDHTIFNDPEVVWRMDKPYHIGLILQSDKRERILALLENYVGRIFQDFHASVPPASKPMD, encoded by the coding sequence ATGGGCCAACCGCTTACCTTTTTATGTGTTTCTTTTTACTTCAAGGGCGTCGATTTTTTAATTGCTAGCAAAGCCGCCGGAAATAAGGTGTTCTTGTTGACAAACAAAAAACTTGAGGGAAAACCGTGGCCACGGGAGTCTATTGACGAAATATTTTATTTGGAAGATGATGCTAACACCCCCACCAATATGTCACACATGGTGGAGGGAACGGCTTGGCTAATGCGTAAACATAAAATTGATCGCATCATTGCTCTCGACGATTTTGATGTAGAAAAAGCCGCGTTCCTGCGAGAGAACTTTAGGATTCCAGGGATGGGGCAGACGACAGCGCGGTATTTTCGCGATAAATTAGCCATGCGGACCAAAGCAGCGGAGGCAGGCATCCCTGTTCCACCCTTTTCTTCCTTGTTCACCGATGAGGATATCAATCACTTTGCGGATACCGTTGCGGCTCCCTGGGTGGTAAAACCTCGGTCGGAAGCTTCTGCTTTGGGTATTCGAAAAGTAGATTCCAAAGCAGCGCTTTGGCAAGTAATAGATGAGTTGGGTGGAAAGCGGCATGATTATCTCGTTGAACAATTCAAGCCAGGCGATGTCTATCACGTCGATGCACTGACCTTTAAAGGTGAAAATATTTTTTGTCGTGTATCGCAATATTTGAACACCCCTTTTGAGGTGGCTCATGGTGGAGGTGTATTTCGTTCCCATGTGTGTGAGTTTGGCGGAATGGATGACCAGGCACTTCAGGCATTAAACAGCAAAGTCATGAAAGCTTTTGGCATGCAATACAGCGCCTCCCACACCGAGTTTATCAAATCAAAAGAAACAGGGGCTTATTATTTTTTGGAAACGGCTTCTAGGGTTGGTGGGGCACATTTAGCAGAAATGGTAGCGTTTTCCTCTGGAATCAATTTGTGGAAGGAATGGGCTAATATTGAAAATGCGATGGCTAAAGGACTACCTTATGAACTGCCACCCGTCCGCTATGATTATGCGGGTATTGTCGTCTCACTTTCTCGCTTTGAGCAGCCCGATCATACTATTTTCAATGATCCTGAAGTTGTTTGGCGAATGGATAAACCCTACCATATTGGTTTGATCCTACAATCCGACAAACGCGAACGGATTCTGGCGCTCCTTGAAAACTACGTGGGAAGGATTTTCCAAGATTTTCACGCCAGTGTTCCCCCGGCAAGTAAACCCATGGATTAG
- a CDS encoding adenylate/guanylate cyclase domain-containing protein, whose translation MKALMRKQVKHFVLLVNLFLLAVVGFGQSIEELEKQLKEANATKDKMYLNYQLGEAYLRSNTEKALTHAKNAHAQANELKNNNMAATSAYLMAQIYERDRNTRNMEVWLKSATQYAKAAGDADMIIKSVDKRSQLATKERNYRRAYEINQEAFSYFSQKGTSMGDLEQKFEMQKSQLEREKANLEKEKINLESSIQSLRVEMDQVDADKSKLEVKQKQLLQANEQKASEISEKEKELVNISKEKEQAERTAEKRAVEIDKLSEEAAKVELVLQEKENDLMRAELIAKESENVRNLSFVTAGGIFLVALLFYSRYRAKRKANISLEEKNKIIENERQRSDELLLNILPESIAAELKTSGKARARRFDEVTVLFTDFKNFTRISELMSPEELVEELDRCFKAFDFIIGQYPDIEKIKTIGDAYMCAAGLSDRRTLPNSLVKAALEMQEFLDEQKQERMRIGKPFFEARIGIHTGPVVAGVVGVKKFAYDIWGDTVNTASRVESNSESGRVNISETTYNLVRYKFECEYRGKVEAKNKGQIGMYFVNRELQGALVS comes from the coding sequence ATGAAAGCACTAATGCGAAAGCAAGTTAAACACTTCGTTTTATTGGTCAATCTTTTTCTATTAGCCGTTGTGGGTTTTGGTCAATCCATTGAAGAATTAGAAAAACAGTTGAAGGAAGCTAATGCAACTAAAGATAAAATGTACCTCAACTACCAGCTGGGGGAAGCTTATCTCCGATCCAATACGGAGAAAGCCCTTACTCATGCCAAAAATGCACATGCGCAGGCCAATGAGCTTAAAAATAACAATATGGCAGCTACTTCTGCCTATCTGATGGCGCAAATCTATGAACGTGACCGCAACACGCGCAATATGGAGGTCTGGCTTAAAAGTGCCACTCAATACGCAAAAGCAGCAGGTGACGCTGATATGATTATTAAAAGTGTAGACAAACGCAGCCAGCTAGCTACCAAGGAGCGCAATTATCGCCGAGCATACGAAATCAACCAAGAGGCCTTTTCTTATTTTAGCCAGAAAGGAACAAGTATGGGCGATTTGGAGCAGAAATTTGAAATGCAAAAAAGCCAGCTAGAAAGGGAAAAGGCCAATCTTGAAAAAGAGAAGATCAACTTAGAATCTAGTATTCAAAGCCTTCGGGTGGAAATGGACCAAGTGGATGCAGATAAAAGCAAATTAGAGGTTAAGCAGAAGCAATTGTTGCAGGCCAATGAACAAAAAGCAAGTGAGATATCTGAGAAAGAAAAAGAATTGGTCAATATTTCAAAAGAAAAGGAACAAGCAGAAAGAACGGCGGAAAAGCGTGCTGTAGAAATAGACAAATTGAGTGAAGAGGCCGCCAAAGTTGAACTCGTACTCCAGGAAAAAGAAAATGACTTGATGCGGGCTGAACTTATTGCCAAAGAGAGTGAAAATGTACGTAACCTTTCCTTTGTTACAGCAGGGGGTATCTTTTTGGTTGCACTGCTTTTTTACAGCCGATACCGAGCCAAACGCAAAGCCAATATATCTCTGGAAGAAAAAAACAAAATTATTGAAAACGAGCGACAGCGTTCGGATGAATTACTACTCAATATTTTACCAGAATCTATTGCGGCTGAGCTCAAAACAAGTGGCAAAGCGCGTGCGCGCCGATTTGATGAAGTCACGGTTCTGTTTACCGATTTTAAAAATTTTACCCGGATCTCTGAACTAATGAGTCCGGAGGAATTAGTTGAAGAATTAGATAGGTGTTTTAAAGCTTTTGATTTTATTATTGGACAATATCCTGATATTGAAAAAATCAAAACGATTGGTGATGCCTATATGTGTGCTGCTGGATTATCAGATCGCCGCACCTTGCCAAATAGTCTGGTAAAAGCAGCACTTGAAATGCAGGAATTCCTGGATGAACAAAAACAGGAACGGATGCGAATTGGCAAACCTTTTTTCGAGGCCCGAATTGGTATACATACGGGGCCGGTAGTAGCAGGAGTGGTGGGCGTTAAGAAATTTGCTTATGACATCTGGGGAGATACGGTAAATACCGCTTCCAGGGTAGAATCTAATAGTGAATCTGGCCGTGTGAATATTTCTGAAACGACCTACAACCTGGTACGCTATAAATTTGAGTGTGAATATCGAGGTAAAGTCGAAGCCAAAAACAAAGGCCAGATTGGGATGTACTTTGTCAATCGGGAATTACAAGGTGCTTTGGTTAGTTAA
- the uvrB gene encoding excinuclease ABC subunit UvrB: MSFELISPFQPTGDQPQAIRQLVQGIEAGDKAQVLLGVTGSGKTFTIANMIAQLNRPTLILTHNKTLTAQLYGEFKSFFPNNAVEYFVSYYDYYQPEAYISVTDTFIEKDLQINEEVDKLRLRATSSLLSGRRDIIIVASVSCIYGMGNPEDYKSSIIRIQKGQNLSRNNFLYSLVESLYSRTETDFKRATFRVRGDTVDINLPYVDYGYRITFFGDEIEEIERLEIESGKRIESMENAAIFPANLYVAPKERLHQIIREIEDELHEQEKYFERERRLQEAKRIRERTTFDLEMIRELGYCSGVENYSRFFDGRIQGTRPFCLLDYFPEDFLMVVDESHVTLPQVRGMFGGDRARKLSLVNYGFRLPSAMDNRPLNFTEFESIIHQAVFVSATPSQYELEQTGGLIVEQLIRPTGLLDPPIDVRPSINQIDDLLEEIDERVKKRERVLVTTLTKRMAEELTKYLTKLSVKVRYIHSEVDTMERVEILRDLRLGAFDVLIGVNLLREGLDLPEVSLVAILDADKEGFLRNDRSLTQTAGRAARNANGLVIFYADKVTDSMRRTIDETNRRRSIQMEYNEKHGIIPRTVTKSREEILNQGSILDIRGGQPNAYIENDKPSLAADPLIGYLTREQIEKMVELTDSKMKKAAKELDFISAAQLRDELFALKEQLKRSA; this comes from the coding sequence GTGAGCTTTGAACTCATTTCTCCATTTCAACCAACCGGGGATCAGCCCCAAGCTATCAGACAATTAGTACAAGGCATTGAAGCTGGGGATAAGGCACAAGTATTACTTGGTGTGACGGGGTCTGGTAAAACCTTTACCATTGCCAATATGATCGCTCAGCTAAACCGGCCCACCCTGATCCTTACCCACAATAAGACCCTTACAGCACAATTGTATGGAGAATTTAAATCCTTTTTCCCTAATAATGCAGTAGAGTACTTTGTCTCCTATTATGATTATTATCAACCCGAGGCTTATATTTCTGTGACGGATACCTTCATAGAGAAGGACCTTCAGATCAATGAGGAGGTGGATAAATTGCGACTGAGAGCCACTTCTTCTTTACTTTCGGGGCGTCGGGATATCATCATTGTGGCTTCCGTGTCCTGTATTTATGGTATGGGCAATCCAGAGGATTACAAGAGTAGCATCATTCGCATCCAAAAAGGACAAAACCTTTCCAGAAATAATTTTTTGTACAGTCTGGTGGAAAGTCTTTATTCAAGAACGGAAACAGACTTCAAGCGCGCAACATTCAGGGTGAGGGGCGATACAGTGGATATTAATCTGCCCTATGTTGATTATGGTTATCGGATAACTTTTTTTGGAGATGAGATAGAGGAGATTGAACGCTTGGAAATCGAGTCGGGGAAACGAATTGAAAGTATGGAAAATGCAGCCATTTTTCCTGCCAATCTCTACGTTGCTCCTAAAGAACGTCTCCACCAGATAATTAGAGAAATAGAAGATGAATTGCACGAGCAAGAAAAATATTTTGAGCGTGAACGGCGATTGCAAGAGGCCAAGCGTATTCGCGAGCGCACTACTTTCGACCTAGAGATGATCCGAGAGTTGGGGTATTGCAGTGGGGTAGAAAATTATTCTCGTTTTTTTGATGGTCGTATCCAGGGTACTCGTCCGTTCTGTCTGTTGGACTATTTCCCGGAAGACTTCCTGATGGTGGTGGATGAAAGCCATGTGACGCTTCCGCAGGTACGGGGAATGTTTGGTGGCGATAGGGCGCGGAAGCTTAGTTTGGTTAATTACGGTTTTCGATTGCCGTCAGCGATGGATAATCGCCCGCTCAATTTCACGGAATTTGAAAGTATTATTCACCAAGCTGTATTCGTCAGTGCTACGCCGAGCCAATATGAATTGGAACAAACTGGCGGGCTGATTGTAGAGCAGTTAATTCGCCCAACGGGCTTGCTTGACCCCCCTATTGATGTCCGTCCGAGTATTAATCAAATTGACGATTTATTAGAAGAGATAGATGAACGGGTTAAGAAGCGTGAACGCGTTCTGGTTACGACCCTCACAAAGCGGATGGCTGAAGAGCTCACCAAATACCTGACGAAGCTCAGTGTAAAGGTCCGCTATATCCACTCTGAAGTGGACACCATGGAACGCGTGGAAATTCTCCGCGATCTTCGCCTCGGCGCCTTTGACGTCTTGATCGGTGTCAACCTGCTCAGAGAGGGGCTTGACTTACCCGAGGTCTCGCTGGTGGCTATCCTCGATGCCGACAAGGAGGGCTTTTTGCGCAACGACCGATCGCTTACCCAAACAGCGGGACGTGCCGCCCGTAACGCTAATGGTTTGGTTATATTCTACGCGGATAAGGTTACAGATTCTATGCGTCGGACCATCGATGAAACCAATCGCCGCCGCAGCATTCAGATGGAATACAATGAAAAACATGGGATTATTCCAAGGACCGTCACTAAATCCAGGGAAGAAATTCTCAATCAAGGCTCAATTCTTGACATCCGTGGTGGTCAACCGAATGCCTATATCGAGAATGATAAGCCAAGTCTTGCTGCAGATCCGCTCATTGGCTACCTGACCCGTGAACAAATTGAAAAAATGGTTGAATTGACGGATAGCAAAATGAAAAAGGCAGCAAAAGAACTTGATTTTATTTCAGCTGCACAATTGCGAGATGAACTGTTTGCCTTAAAGGAACAATTGAAGCGATCGGCCTAA
- a CDS encoding YwqG family protein produces the protein MENENELELPEILEPHREKLISSLQHFIEMIPTEDKPLKAWQSRFGGNPYLPKDTPFPTTESGEALFFLGQINFAEAPELEPFPAAGILQFYILDDQNYGLDSENPLLQDGFRVLYFPDVILDESQLITDFSFLRTYGDLPVYPGECFGMDLVNTKELVPVEDYQFEKRMGADFFEQFGEEQWAVYELYHNSVASDGHKIGGYAHFAQEDPRKAENPYLLLCQFDTDNDIESMWGDMGTAHFFIKEEDLRQKDFSKVWFHWDCY, from the coding sequence ATGGAAAACGAAAACGAATTAGAACTACCGGAAATACTGGAACCTCATCGAGAAAAGCTTATCTCCTCCCTCCAACATTTCATTGAAATGATCCCGACAGAAGACAAGCCCTTGAAGGCTTGGCAAAGTCGTTTTGGAGGGAATCCCTATTTACCAAAAGATACACCATTCCCTACAACGGAAAGTGGAGAAGCGCTGTTTTTTCTCGGACAGATTAACTTTGCTGAAGCACCTGAGTTGGAGCCTTTTCCGGCAGCAGGAATCTTGCAATTTTATATTTTGGATGACCAAAATTATGGATTAGATTCCGAAAACCCCTTACTTCAAGATGGTTTTAGGGTGTTATATTTCCCAGACGTTATTTTGGATGAATCTCAGTTAATCACAGATTTTTCCTTCCTTCGTACATATGGTGATCTGCCCGTTTATCCCGGCGAGTGCTTTGGGATGGATTTAGTCAATACCAAAGAACTTGTTCCTGTCGAAGATTATCAATTTGAGAAAAGAATGGGTGCCGATTTTTTCGAACAATTTGGCGAAGAACAATGGGCCGTTTACGAGTTGTATCACAACTCCGTTGCTTCGGATGGCCACAAAATAGGCGGATATGCTCATTTCGCCCAAGAAGATCCGCGCAAGGCTGAGAATCCCTACCTTTTGCTTTGCCAATTTGACACCGATAACGATATCGAAAGCATGTGGGGGGATATGGGTACGGCTCATTTCTTTATTAAAGAAGAAGACTTGCGGCAAAAAGATTTTTCCAAAGTTTGGTTTCATTGGGACTGTTACTAA
- a CDS encoding RNA polymerase sigma factor, producing MDYTSTHRDIVEECKQGNRQAQFELYRLYAKSMFNVCLRMVGRESDAEDLLQNSFIDVFSKLHTFRYQSSIGAWIKRIVVNNCINFLKRKRIFFEDLGQVLDYDLAPETEELSGSIDVEAIKRALFQLPDGYRAVFSLYSIEGYDHKEIAQILNVTEATSKSQYSRARKKLKELLKNKSLMSNL from the coding sequence TTGGATTACACAAGCACACACCGGGATATCGTTGAGGAATGTAAACAGGGAAATCGCCAAGCTCAATTTGAGCTCTATCGACTCTATGCCAAAAGCATGTTCAATGTTTGTTTGCGCATGGTCGGAAGAGAAAGTGACGCAGAGGATCTCTTACAAAATTCCTTCATCGATGTTTTTTCAAAGTTGCATACTTTTCGTTACCAGTCTTCTATTGGAGCCTGGATTAAGCGAATTGTGGTGAACAACTGTATCAATTTCCTTAAACGGAAGCGAATATTTTTTGAAGACCTTGGACAGGTATTGGATTACGACTTAGCTCCGGAAACGGAGGAACTAAGCGGATCAATCGATGTAGAGGCGATAAAGCGTGCGCTTTTTCAGTTACCTGATGGCTACCGTGCTGTTTTCTCGCTCTATTCTATCGAGGGCTATGACCATAAGGAGATCGCCCAGATTTTGAATGTGACGGAAGCCACCTCCAAGTCTCAGTACAGCAGAGCGAGAAAAAAGTTGAAAGAATTATTGAAAAACAAATCATTGATGTCAAATCTTTAA
- a CDS encoding MBL fold metallo-hydrolase, protein MTVQFCGAAREVTGSAHLITLDDGYKILLDCGLYQGYSADMKNFNETWLFKPEEIDCLILSHAHIDHSGRIPKLVKDGFSGCIHSTHATRSLCAIMLLDSALIQVRDAEFYNKRALKKKKKFEARVPLYTSEHVGQAMKQFITYGYDRWFQIRDGVEVLFKDAGHILGSASVTLRIREKGRTRLIGFSGDIGRPNRPILRDPVPMPEVEYLICESTYGDKDHLAGPSEMEHFLDIITKTCIEKKGKLLIPAFSVGRTQEIVYMLDQLESAGKLPHINVYVDSPLAVNATIVFGSHPECFDNQLNEYMLTDENPFGFNRLSYIKEVEGSKALNSTNEACIIISASGMMNAGRVKHHLYNSIDHKKNTILIVGYCTPETPGGKLREGATELKLFGELKPVLADIEIMDSFSAHADRKEMLGFIDNQKGRLKKLFLVHGVYDRQEKFKEMLDENGFQQVEIPRLGQVFELK, encoded by the coding sequence ATGACAGTACAATTTTGTGGGGCGGCCCGAGAAGTAACGGGCAGTGCTCATTTGATAACATTGGACGATGGCTATAAAATTCTGCTAGATTGTGGATTATACCAGGGTTACAGTGCCGATATGAAAAATTTCAATGAAACGTGGTTATTTAAACCCGAGGAAATTGATTGTCTTATCCTTTCTCATGCGCACATCGATCATTCTGGACGTATTCCCAAGTTGGTAAAAGATGGTTTTTCCGGTTGTATTCACAGTACGCATGCCACGCGTAGTTTGTGTGCCATCATGCTCTTAGATAGTGCTTTGATTCAGGTGCGGGATGCGGAGTTTTACAATAAAAGGGCACTTAAGAAGAAAAAGAAGTTTGAGGCTCGGGTGCCGCTGTATACCAGTGAGCATGTTGGGCAGGCCATGAAGCAATTCATTACCTATGGCTATGATCGCTGGTTTCAAATTCGGGATGGCGTGGAGGTGCTGTTTAAAGATGCAGGACATATTTTAGGGAGTGCTAGTGTCACCTTGCGTATTCGTGAAAAAGGCCGTACCCGTTTGATTGGATTTTCAGGAGACATTGGTCGGCCTAATCGCCCCATTTTACGGGACCCAGTACCCATGCCAGAAGTTGAATACCTCATTTGCGAATCCACATATGGAGATAAAGACCATTTGGCAGGTCCATCGGAAATGGAACATTTTTTAGACATCATCACCAAAACCTGTATAGAGAAAAAAGGTAAACTTTTGATTCCTGCCTTTAGTGTAGGGAGAACACAAGAGATTGTCTATATGCTGGATCAATTAGAATCAGCAGGAAAACTGCCGCACATTAATGTCTATGTTGATAGCCCTTTAGCTGTTAATGCTACCATTGTTTTTGGTTCGCATCCAGAATGTTTTGATAATCAACTAAATGAATACATGCTCACGGATGAAAATCCCTTTGGCTTTAATAGATTGAGTTATATAAAAGAGGTAGAAGGGTCCAAGGCCTTAAACAGCACCAATGAAGCTTGTATCATCATCAGTGCCTCAGGTATGATGAATGCTGGTCGGGTAAAACATCATTTATACAACAGTATAGACCACAAAAAGAACACGATCCTCATTGTGGGCTATTGTACGCCCGAAACGCCTGGGGGCAAACTTCGTGAAGGCGCCACGGAGCTCAAGTTATTTGGGGAATTAAAGCCGGTGCTTGCTGATATTGAAATCATGGATTCCTTCTCTGCGCATGCCGATCGCAAGGAGATGCTTGGTTTTATAGATAACCAGAAAGGTCGGCTGAAAAAACTATTTTTAGTACATGGTGTCTATGATCGACAAGAGAAGTTCAAGGAGATGCTTGATGAAAATGGTTTCCAGCAGGTGGAGATTCCCCGGTTAGGGCAGGTTTTTGAATTAAAATAA
- a CDS encoding aminopeptidase gives MNPILEKYADLLVHYCLDIQEGERLYIQSSTLAEPLVREVYRLAVRAGAIVEVDLEFREKYRVFLKEAHLESQLKYVPLLYREAMEHFDAYLYIRAPFNLREDHDVDTEKAKIRQTAQQPFSQLYFERTATRDLKRNLCQYPTLASAQNAGMALDEYEQFVYGACRLFDDDPKQSWLNVRKEQQQIVDLLNTREQIRYLGEDFDISFSTKGRTWINSDGQTNMPSGEVYTSPVEDSANGIVRFSFPSIYMGHEVENVCLWVKDGYIEKWEASRGQHFLDQIFELEGTRRFGEAAIGTNYNIDRLTKNILFDEKIGGTVHMAIGQSYLQAGGQNQSAVHWDMITNMKNGGTIYADDEKIYENGRFLFL, from the coding sequence ATGAACCCGATTTTAGAAAAGTACGCCGATTTATTAGTACACTACTGCCTGGATATCCAGGAAGGAGAACGTTTGTACATCCAATCCAGTACCCTCGCCGAACCCCTAGTGAGAGAAGTGTATCGACTTGCCGTCAGGGCTGGTGCAATAGTAGAGGTAGATTTGGAATTTCGAGAAAAATACAGGGTTTTTCTAAAAGAGGCTCACTTGGAATCCCAACTCAAATATGTCCCCTTGCTCTACCGCGAAGCAATGGAACACTTCGACGCCTACCTCTATATCCGAGCACCCTTCAATCTCCGAGAAGACCACGATGTAGATACGGAAAAGGCCAAAATACGCCAAACGGCTCAACAACCTTTTTCCCAGCTTTATTTCGAACGAACAGCGACCCGTGACCTCAAGCGCAACCTGTGCCAGTACCCAACCCTCGCCAGCGCCCAAAATGCAGGCATGGCTTTAGACGAATACGAACAGTTTGTTTATGGCGCTTGCCGGCTATTTGACGACGATCCAAAACAGAGCTGGCTCAACGTTAGAAAAGAACAACAACAAATCGTCGATTTACTGAATACCAGAGAGCAGATTCGATATCTGGGGGAAGACTTCGATATTAGCTTTTCCACCAAAGGACGAACTTGGATCAATTCAGATGGTCAAACGAATATGCCTTCCGGGGAAGTCTATACTTCTCCTGTAGAAGATTCTGCCAATGGTATCGTACGATTCTCTTTCCCAAGTATCTATATGGGACACGAAGTGGAAAATGTCTGCTTGTGGGTGAAAGATGGTTATATCGAAAAGTGGGAAGCCAGCCGCGGGCAACATTTTCTTGACCAAATTTTTGAACTAGAGGGAACACGCCGATTTGGCGAGGCAGCCATCGGTACCAATTACAATATAGATCGCCTTACTAAAAACATCCTATTCGATGAAAAAATAGGAGGTACCGTCCATATGGCGATCGGACAATCTTACTTGCAAGCAGGTGGACAAAATCAATCAGCTGTTCACTGGGATATGATTACGAACATGAAAAATGGTGGAACAATTTACGCAGATGACGAAAAAATATACGAAAATGGACGCTTCCTTTTTCTTTAG
- the hflX gene encoding GTPase HflX, whose product MGNEWNVGEKQNLGLKKSTEYAVMVGVITKDQTEAQVLEYLDELEFLAETAGAECVKRFTQKLPHPDTKTFVGKGKLEEIATFIENNENINMVIFDDDLSGKQTSILEEALKVKIIDRSSLILDIFASRAQTAQAKTQVELAQMQYMLPRLRGLWTHLERQRGGIGMRGPGEKEIETDRRIVRDKISLLKEKLEKIDRQNVTQRKTRGEMIRVALVGYTNVGKSTLMNTLSKSEVFAENKLFATLDTTVRKVVFGAMPFLLSDTVGFIRKLPHHLVESFKSTLDEVRESDILLHVVDIAHPQHEDQIRTVNQTLKELEVLDKPTLMIFNKIDKYRDLYYDPLLDEEGKTEIEMGLKQGLSNQFGEENVFISALSKENMDVLRAKLTTVIKEQYHIRYPYQAKQW is encoded by the coding sequence ATGGGAAACGAATGGAATGTAGGCGAAAAACAAAATCTAGGGCTAAAAAAATCAACGGAATACGCCGTCATGGTAGGGGTCATCACCAAAGACCAAACAGAGGCGCAAGTGCTGGAATACCTCGATGAGTTGGAGTTTTTAGCAGAAACTGCCGGGGCAGAATGTGTCAAAAGATTTACACAAAAATTACCCCATCCTGATACCAAAACCTTTGTCGGTAAAGGTAAACTCGAAGAAATTGCAACCTTTATCGAAAACAACGAGAATATCAACATGGTCATCTTTGATGATGACCTTTCCGGAAAACAAACCAGTATCCTCGAAGAGGCCCTTAAGGTTAAAATCATCGATCGCAGTAGCCTCATCCTCGATATCTTTGCTAGCCGCGCTCAAACAGCACAAGCTAAAACACAAGTCGAATTGGCCCAAATGCAGTACATGCTGCCTCGCCTAAGAGGACTCTGGACCCACCTCGAACGCCAACGCGGTGGGATCGGGATGCGCGGCCCAGGAGAAAAAGAAATTGAAACTGACCGCCGTATTGTCAGAGACAAAATCTCCTTGCTAAAAGAAAAATTAGAAAAAATTGATCGGCAAAACGTTACCCAACGGAAAACTCGTGGAGAAATGATCCGCGTGGCACTTGTCGGATACACCAACGTTGGAAAGTCGACCTTGATGAATACCCTCAGCAAATCAGAAGTTTTTGCAGAAAATAAATTATTTGCAACCCTAGACACAACTGTTCGTAAAGTTGTATTTGGGGCAATGCCCTTTCTTTTATCCGATACGGTAGGATTTATACGAAAACTACCTCATCACCTCGTAGAAAGCTTTAAATCGACCTTAGATGAGGTCAGAGAAAGCGATATACTACTTCATGTAGTCGATATTGCACATCCACAACATGAAGACCAGATTCGCACCGTTAATCAAACACTTAAAGAACTTGAGGTTTTGGACAAGCCCACTTTGATGATCTTTAATAAAATTGATAAATATAGAGATTTATACTATGACCCCTTGCTAGATGAAGAAGGTAAAACAGAAATAGAAATGGGGTTAAAGCAAGGACTTAGTAATCAGTTTGGCGAGGAAAATGTTTTTATTTCTGCTTTGTCAAAAGAAAACATGGACGTATTACGAGCCAAACTCACAACGGTGATCAAGGAACAATACCACATCAGATATCCCTACCAAGCCAAACAATGGTAA